One genomic window of Novosphingobium aureum includes the following:
- a CDS encoding TadE/TadG family type IV pilus assembly protein translates to MTIRGVVDLERRLRALRCLAADRRGLAFVEFALVLPLFLLVLCSGLEIANYARAQLRVSEMAMAVADNAGRVMGGIDEANVHEVFAGADAIGEGIDFAQNGRLVLSSVESNGRNGRDRGQMIRWQRCWGEGDFAPAYGGEGKGRDDGSLADGLGPEGKTIGAANGTAIMFVEASYAYQPLILGAFFDDTPIRYESAFNVRGRENQQLTNVQRLTKMDCD, encoded by the coding sequence GTGACGATCCGGGGCGTCGTGGATCTCGAGCGGCGGCTTCGCGCCTTGCGTTGCCTTGCGGCGGACCGGCGCGGCCTGGCCTTCGTCGAGTTCGCACTGGTCCTGCCATTGTTCCTGCTGGTGCTGTGTTCGGGGCTCGAGATCGCCAACTACGCCCGTGCGCAGCTGCGCGTGAGCGAGATGGCGATGGCCGTCGCCGACAATGCCGGACGCGTCATGGGCGGGATCGACGAGGCCAATGTCCACGAGGTCTTTGCAGGCGCCGATGCGATCGGCGAGGGGATCGACTTTGCGCAGAACGGGCGTCTCGTCCTTTCCTCGGTCGAGAGCAACGGGCGCAACGGCCGCGACCGCGGCCAGATGATCCGCTGGCAGCGCTGCTGGGGCGAGGGAGACTTCGCACCGGCCTACGGCGGCGAGGGCAAGGGGCGTGACGACGGCAGCCTTGCCGACGGACTTGGTCCCGAAGGCAAGACCATCGGCGCCGCGAACGGAACCGCGATCATGTTCGTCGAGGCGAGCTACGCCTACCAGCCCCTGATCCTTGGCGCCTTCTTCGACGATACGCCGATCCGCTACGAAAGCGCATTCAACGTGCGCGGCCGCGAGAACCAGCAACTGACCAACGTGCAGCGCCTGACAAAGATGGACTGCGACTGA
- a CDS encoding Tad domain-containing protein — MSIIRRLLGERDGNVMLLTAAAVIPLLAIIGGGVDMSVAYLVRGKLQNACDAGALAGRQIMDGADWDRTSREEAERFFHFNFPDGLLGTRDVSFEIAPGEDDDNELVGVARAVVPMSVMRVFGYNQADIEVNCNAKRDMGHNDVMLVLDVTGSMNDRPSAGGATKIARLRSGAMGLYRALDDDNGSVTRFGIMPYSHTVNVGRSLMNKDIVKEQPYVHVERNCYYYNGRQYCYNNYTTKWVNINESSWNIGKGGGSTGGNTQNFRTSGDGCIEERPSIGHDQDPYEIEDTVTRADVDTRAGNAGNQPELQFGRYDPGVQEAETQSGCPSEASTMQPYASESAFQTAINNATVRVTGGTYHDIGMLWGLRFISRTGFYADDNPTERDGIPVRQHIVFMTDGKLDTDDASGRNDLYSAFGLQRFQGRVQGSGAIRTRHINRFNSICTLAKSMSVTIWVIALDVTDTDDIEPCATSSAQFYTSDGSDLEQIFEDIGRGIGNLRLTR; from the coding sequence ATGTCGATCATTCGCCGCCTGCTGGGCGAGCGGGATGGCAACGTCATGCTGCTGACCGCAGCTGCGGTGATTCCGCTGCTTGCGATCATCGGTGGCGGGGTCGACATGAGCGTTGCCTACCTCGTGCGGGGCAAGCTGCAGAACGCGTGTGACGCGGGTGCGCTGGCCGGTCGTCAGATCATGGACGGTGCCGACTGGGACAGGACGTCCAGGGAGGAGGCCGAGCGCTTCTTCCATTTCAACTTCCCCGACGGCCTGCTCGGTACCCGCGACGTCAGCTTCGAGATCGCGCCGGGCGAGGATGACGACAACGAGCTGGTCGGCGTTGCGCGCGCTGTGGTGCCGATGTCGGTGATGCGCGTGTTCGGCTACAACCAGGCCGACATCGAGGTGAACTGCAACGCCAAGCGCGACATGGGACACAACGATGTCATGCTGGTGCTCGACGTGACCGGGTCGATGAACGACCGGCCCAGCGCCGGCGGAGCGACCAAGATCGCGCGGCTGCGCAGCGGGGCCATGGGCCTGTACCGTGCACTGGACGACGACAACGGTTCGGTCACGCGCTTCGGGATCATGCCCTATTCGCATACCGTCAACGTTGGCCGTTCGCTGATGAACAAGGACATCGTCAAGGAACAGCCCTACGTTCATGTAGAGCGCAACTGCTATTATTATAATGGCCGTCAATATTGCTATAACAACTATACGACGAAATGGGTCAACATAAACGAGTCTTCGTGGAATATCGGCAAGGGTGGCGGTAGTACCGGAGGCAATACGCAGAACTTCCGTACCAGCGGCGACGGCTGCATCGAGGAACGCCCCTCGATCGGGCATGATCAGGATCCCTACGAGATCGAGGATACCGTCACGCGCGCCGACGTCGACACCCGCGCGGGCAACGCCGGCAACCAGCCCGAACTGCAGTTCGGACGCTACGATCCGGGCGTGCAGGAAGCAGAGACCCAGTCGGGCTGTCCTTCCGAGGCCTCGACCATGCAGCCCTATGCTTCCGAAAGCGCGTTCCAGACCGCGATCAACAATGCCACGGTGCGGGTGACCGGCGGCACCTACCACGATATCGGTATGCTGTGGGGCCTGCGTTTCATCTCGCGCACGGGTTTCTACGCCGACGACAACCCGACAGAGCGCGACGGCATCCCGGTACGCCAGCACATCGTGTTCATGACCGACGGCAAGCTCGACACCGACGATGCCAGCGGTCGCAACGATCTCTACAGTGCCTTCGGGCTGCAGCGCTTCCAGGGGCGTGTGCAGGGCTCGGGCGCGATCCGCACGCGCCATATCAACCGCTTCAACTCGATCTGCACTCTGGCCAAGTCGATGAGCGTGACGATCTGGGTCATTGCCCTCGACGTCACCGACACCGATGACATCGAACCGTGCGCGACCAGTTCGGCCCAGTTCTACACCAGCGACGGGTCCGATCTCGAGCAGATCTTCGAGGACATCGGGCGTGGCATCGGCAACCTGAGGCTGACACGATGA
- a CDS encoding NADP-dependent oxidoreductase: MRNRFWRLDAHPQGNDRFDEALSLCEEETAPLAEGEVRIAVEWLSMDAGTRMWMSPRTDGYQPPLPLGSKMVGLVLGRVSESRDPAFPQGTMVRGFGQWAEQALVTPALAGLEAVDETVADPREHFGALGMNAWTAWVGVSEVAAVTPGEWLVVSAAAGATGSLACQIGRNLGARVVGIAGGEAKCRYLLDELGLDIAIDYRGEDVAARLATIEGGVNAFFDNVGGPVLDAVLPNMAHYGRVAICGMIAGYDRDSAMPGPASFDQVLMRRLRIEGFFIPDFLERGAQFMPRLRDWLDEGKLTMRFAETQGLENVLRAYEGMLRGANIGKAVVRL; the protein is encoded by the coding sequence ATGCGTAACCGTTTCTGGCGTCTCGATGCCCATCCGCAAGGTAACGATCGCTTCGACGAGGCGCTCAGCCTGTGCGAGGAGGAAACCGCGCCGCTGGCCGAGGGCGAGGTGCGCATCGCGGTAGAATGGCTCTCGATGGACGCGGGCACGCGCATGTGGATGAGCCCGCGCACCGACGGTTACCAGCCGCCCCTGCCGCTCGGTTCGAAGATGGTCGGCCTCGTGCTCGGCCGGGTGAGCGAGAGCCGCGATCCGGCCTTTCCGCAAGGCACCATGGTGCGTGGCTTCGGGCAATGGGCCGAGCAGGCTCTCGTGACCCCCGCGCTGGCCGGGCTGGAGGCCGTCGATGAGACCGTCGCCGATCCGCGCGAGCATTTCGGGGCGCTGGGCATGAACGCCTGGACGGCCTGGGTCGGGGTCTCCGAGGTCGCCGCCGTGACGCCGGGCGAATGGCTCGTGGTCTCCGCCGCTGCCGGTGCCACGGGTAGCCTCGCCTGTCAGATCGGGCGCAACCTGGGCGCGCGCGTGGTCGGCATCGCGGGCGGCGAGGCCAAGTGCCGCTACCTGCTCGACGAGCTGGGCCTCGACATCGCGATCGACTATCGCGGCGAAGACGTCGCCGCGCGGCTCGCGACGATAGAAGGCGGGGTCAATGCCTTCTTCGACAACGTCGGCGGGCCGGTGCTCGACGCGGTCCTGCCCAATATGGCGCACTACGGGCGCGTCGCAATCTGCGGCATGATCGCAGGCTACGACCGTGACAGCGCGATGCCGGGGCCGGCCAGTTTCGACCAGGTGCTGATGCGGCGGCTGCGCATCGAGGGCTTCTTCATACCCGATTTCCTCGAACGCGGTGCGCAGTTCATGCCGCGCCTGCGCGACTGGCTCGATGAAGGCAAGCTGACGATGCGCTTCGCCGAGACGCAGGGGCTCGAGAACGTCCTGCGCGCCTACGAAGGGATGTTGCGCGGTGCGAACATCGGCAAGGCGGTGGTGCGCCTGTGA
- a CDS encoding outer membrane protein, translating to MMQYNIVFCAICAAAFLPSAPAMAATEEGFYGHVRFGLHLPQDPKTTIETDLYDTDTVFYGDDYINGKLNRDSSIEIAGGLGYDIGMIRGEITASYTKSDIKTGTFTARNGAPLTNDEILTACTYIADCTSTDNGFKAAFEDTSIRTFAAMASAWLDIETSLPVEPYVGGGIGFASNRLHYYDGKDSKTTFRWELGAGIAGAISPGIMATLDYRFSGSDGWKYYQDPGYEDASVDIGSLKAHTIAIGLRTYF from the coding sequence ATGATGCAATATAATATTGTCTTTTGCGCAATTTGTGCAGCCGCCTTCCTACCTTCAGCTCCGGCGATGGCTGCGACCGAGGAAGGCTTCTATGGCCACGTCAGGTTCGGACTGCATCTGCCTCAAGACCCCAAAACGACCATCGAGACCGACCTGTACGACACTGACACCGTCTTTTACGGTGACGACTACATCAACGGCAAATTGAACCGCGACAGTTCGATCGAGATTGCTGGCGGCCTCGGCTACGACATCGGGATGATCCGCGGCGAAATCACCGCCTCCTACACCAAGAGCGACATCAAGACCGGCACCTTTACCGCCCGGAACGGCGCGCCACTCACGAACGATGAAATCCTGACCGCATGCACCTACATCGCCGATTGCACGAGCACGGACAACGGGTTCAAGGCAGCTTTCGAGGACACCTCGATCAGGACCTTCGCGGCGATGGCATCCGCCTGGCTGGATATCGAAACCAGCCTGCCGGTCGAGCCCTACGTGGGCGGTGGCATCGGTTTTGCCAGCAACCGGCTTCACTACTACGATGGCAAGGATAGCAAGACGACATTCCGATGGGAACTGGGAGCTGGCATTGCCGGGGCCATCAGTCCCGGGATCATGGCCACGCTCGATTACCGGTTCAGCGGTTCGGACGGCTGGAAATACTATCAGGATCCGGGATACGAAGACGCATCCGTCGATATCGGCTCGCTCAAAGCGCACACCATCGCAATAGGGCTACGAACCTACTTCTGA
- a CDS encoding efflux transporter outer membrane subunit — protein sequence MARPTAFSITLALGSAALLAGCTIGPDYHVPANAAIARPQAQGPLTPDAPSADTLTSTQPLPPRWWSLYEDPVLDRLEEEALAANTDLRAAGANLARSAAMLRATKGIGDPQVSLDAAVERARLSGESFLHFETVPVSTLGVGGGSVAYQLDLFGQIRRRVEAAETGHEASEATFEAVQVTVAAQVARAYVGVCGENEAVELAEEAVATAEHMVTASEHLYAAGKIGLPQVTGAQKALSDARARVPRHRAAARAGLYELAFLLGKTPAEYPREAETCRALPELSRPLPVGDAGTLLARRPDVRAAERTLASATAGIGVAEADLYPHVAIGLGGGTSGLLADVGSAMAGHWSIGSMLSWIFPTRAQRAKVTLARADADAAFARFDAAVLGALEETETALAWYRENHNHALDLDEALDKARELDAQSRTMFAAGKLALRDDLTSRASLIEARDAARAAHDAEAQSQIDLFLALGGGWAQHE from the coding sequence ATGGCGCGCCCGACAGCTTTTTCCATCACCCTCGCGCTCGGCAGCGCCGCGCTGCTGGCAGGGTGCACCATCGGCCCCGACTACCATGTCCCCGCGAACGCCGCGATCGCCCGCCCGCAGGCGCAAGGCCCGCTCACGCCCGACGCGCCAAGCGCCGACACGCTGACCAGCACGCAGCCGCTGCCGCCGCGCTGGTGGTCGCTTTACGAGGACCCGGTGCTGGACCGTCTCGAGGAGGAGGCGCTGGCGGCAAACACCGACTTGCGCGCTGCGGGTGCCAACCTCGCACGCTCTGCGGCGATGCTGCGCGCGACAAAGGGCATCGGCGATCCGCAAGTCTCGCTCGATGCCGCGGTCGAGCGGGCAAGGCTCTCGGGCGAATCCTTCCTCCACTTCGAGACGGTGCCCGTCTCGACGCTGGGTGTGGGCGGTGGCAGCGTCGCTTACCAGCTCGACCTGTTCGGCCAGATCCGGCGCCGGGTCGAGGCCGCCGAGACCGGACACGAGGCAAGCGAAGCCACATTCGAGGCGGTACAGGTCACCGTCGCGGCGCAAGTCGCGCGCGCCTATGTCGGCGTGTGCGGAGAGAACGAGGCGGTCGAACTGGCCGAGGAAGCCGTCGCCACTGCCGAGCACATGGTGACGGCGAGCGAGCACCTCTACGCCGCGGGCAAGATCGGCTTGCCGCAAGTCACCGGCGCGCAGAAGGCCCTTTCCGATGCCCGGGCACGCGTGCCGCGCCACCGCGCAGCCGCGCGGGCCGGGCTTTACGAGCTCGCCTTCCTCCTCGGCAAAACGCCCGCGGAATATCCGCGCGAGGCCGAGACCTGCCGGGCGCTGCCCGAACTCTCGCGCCCGCTCCCGGTCGGCGATGCGGGTACCCTGCTCGCACGCCGCCCCGACGTGCGCGCGGCCGAGCGCACCCTCGCCTCGGCAACTGCCGGGATCGGCGTGGCCGAGGCCGACCTCTACCCGCACGTCGCGATCGGGCTTGGCGGTGGCACCTCGGGCCTGCTTGCCGATGTCGGCTCGGCCATGGCCGGACACTGGTCGATCGGCTCTATGCTCTCATGGATATTCCCGACACGCGCCCAGCGCGCCAAGGTCACGCTGGCGCGCGCCGATGCCGATGCGGCCTTCGCACGCTTCGACGCCGCGGTGCTGGGTGCGCTCGAGGAGACCGAGACCGCGCTCGCCTGGTACCGCGAGAACCACAATCACGCGCTCGATCTCGACGAGGCGCTCGACAAGGCGCGCGAACTCGATGCGCAGAGCCGCACGATGTTCGCCGCGGGCAAGCTCGCCCTTCGCGACGACCTCACCAGCCGCGCTTCGCTGATCGAGGCCCGCGATGCCGCCCGCGCAGCCCACGATGCCGAGGCGCAGAGCCAGATCGACCTGTTCCTCGCGCTCGGTGGCGGCTGGGCGCAGCATGAATGA
- a CDS encoding LysR family transcriptional regulator yields the protein MALLQLRSFVEVYRQRSLSGAARSLGLTQPAISQHIAALEAAIGHPLFVRHAKGVTPTIVAEEMASGIGDSLDMAEAVLARARARSADLTGIVRIMGQADFLAEIVVPGLLPLVRRGMQIRFTAADRAQMAAAVLAGECDLAISAYPLDDRRVRSEVVHEEGLHAVAAPEVVARIMAAPDLAHALQNEPVLAFNLEQQLIGAWFEANGLAREPLTSAVVGQDLRCLQGLAMRGFGWCVLPSYLCDAHLAAGDLVEITAPRETPVNRYHMIWTPRSLREPRVALVHAEIRTMFRELPDGRG from the coding sequence ATGGCACTCCTGCAACTGCGCAGCTTCGTCGAGGTCTATCGCCAGCGCTCGCTCAGCGGCGCGGCGCGCAGCCTCGGCCTGACCCAACCCGCGATCTCGCAGCACATCGCCGCGCTCGAGGCGGCGATCGGCCATCCGCTCTTCGTGCGTCATGCCAAGGGCGTGACACCCACGATCGTTGCCGAGGAAATGGCCAGCGGCATCGGCGACAGTCTCGACATGGCCGAGGCGGTGCTGGCGCGTGCGCGGGCGCGCTCGGCGGACCTGACCGGGATCGTGCGGATAATGGGGCAGGCCGACTTTCTTGCCGAGATCGTCGTGCCCGGTCTCCTGCCACTCGTGCGCCGCGGCATGCAGATCCGCTTCACCGCCGCCGACCGCGCGCAGATGGCCGCAGCGGTGCTCGCGGGGGAGTGCGACCTGGCGATCTCGGCCTACCCGCTGGACGACCGGCGCGTGCGCAGCGAGGTGGTGCACGAGGAGGGCCTGCACGCAGTGGCAGCTCCCGAAGTCGTGGCACGGATCATGGCAGCGCCCGACCTTGCCCATGCATTGCAGAACGAGCCGGTGCTCGCCTTCAACCTGGAACAACAACTGATCGGCGCTTGGTTCGAGGCTAACGGTCTGGCGCGTGAGCCGCTGACGAGCGCGGTGGTCGGGCAGGACCTGCGCTGCCTGCAGGGGCTGGCGATGCGCGGCTTCGGCTGGTGCGTGCTGCCGAGTTACTTGTGCGACGCGCACCTTGCCGCGGGCGATCTCGTCGAGATCACGGCCCCGCGCGAGACGCCGGTCAACCGTTACCACATGATCTGGACGCCGCGATCGCTGCGCGAACCGCGTGTCGCGCTGGTCCACGCGGAGATACGTACGATGTTCCGCGAGCTACCGGATGGACGCGGCTGA
- a CDS encoding FUSC family protein, which yields MISARWQACLFSAKTALAALMALWITLWVGLPMPFWAMTTAYIVSSPLSGATRSKAIYRVLGTFVGATVAVALVPVLVDWPVLLCLALALWVGATLAVSLLDRSPRAYTMMLAGYTAILVGFPAVDRPEAVFDIAAARVTEIVLGITCATLTHSLLWPRSVGETLGRRLALWCRDAREWRADILANDGSSDPRDGRRQLAQDAMDCVIMASHVPFDTSHWRDASASVQAMLRRMLLLLPALSGLADRQRALTDLGERADASPEWRALLARSHAVREAQTARLLGECDAILAHLEDRSLPSPVTRLESRRAIALHADWRLALLAGLAATLSILVCCAIWIGTGWADGGISAMMAGVFCCLFAALDNPVPMILRFGGALLAALPVACFYLFVLLPPIDGFIPLAVMLAPTLLVAGWIIPHPRLGMMGSAAMLGFANALALQESFHANLARFINANAGQVLGLLVAASVTATLRSAGVDTIIARLRVRLRRDLVALASASAPPSPVTMLGRVTDRLALITQRLGDRNEAHMETATSSLREVRVAVNIVTLQHLRTQVERKLALALARVLRDVARAYRDTGHAIAPPPARLLARIDTALRLMLGKPEHRQGLSGEILGADPAEGLAALVALRRNLFPDAPDFRSPDFHSERPA from the coding sequence ATGATCTCGGCCCGCTGGCAGGCCTGCCTCTTCTCCGCCAAGACCGCGCTGGCCGCGCTGATGGCCTTGTGGATCACGCTGTGGGTCGGCCTGCCGATGCCGTTCTGGGCGATGACCACGGCCTACATCGTCTCGAGCCCGCTCTCGGGGGCGACCCGCAGCAAGGCGATCTACCGCGTGCTTGGCACCTTCGTCGGCGCCACGGTCGCGGTTGCGCTGGTGCCGGTTCTGGTCGACTGGCCGGTCCTGCTGTGCCTCGCGCTCGCGCTGTGGGTCGGCGCGACGCTCGCGGTCTCGCTGCTCGACCGCTCGCCGCGCGCCTATACGATGATGCTCGCAGGCTATACCGCGATCCTCGTCGGGTTTCCCGCAGTCGACCGGCCCGAGGCGGTATTCGACATCGCGGCCGCGCGCGTGACCGAGATCGTGCTGGGGATCACCTGCGCCACGCTCACCCACAGCCTGCTGTGGCCGCGCTCGGTAGGCGAGACGCTCGGGCGCCGCCTTGCCCTGTGGTGCCGCGACGCGCGCGAATGGCGCGCCGACATCCTCGCCAACGATGGCAGCAGCGATCCGCGCGACGGCCGTCGCCAGCTGGCGCAGGACGCGATGGACTGCGTCATCATGGCCAGCCACGTGCCCTTCGACACCTCGCACTGGCGCGATGCCAGCGCCTCGGTCCAGGCCATGCTGCGCCGCATGCTGCTGCTGCTGCCCGCGCTTTCGGGGCTGGCCGACCGCCAGCGCGCGCTGACCGATCTGGGCGAGCGGGCGGACGCGAGCCCCGAATGGCGCGCCCTGCTCGCGCGCAGCCACGCCGTACGCGAGGCACAGACCGCGCGGCTGCTGGGCGAATGCGATGCGATCCTTGCTCACCTGGAAGACCGCAGCTTGCCAAGCCCCGTCACCCGGCTCGAGAGCCGGCGTGCCATCGCGCTCCACGCCGACTGGCGCCTCGCGCTGCTCGCAGGCCTTGCCGCGACGCTGTCGATCCTCGTGTGCTGCGCGATCTGGATCGGCACCGGCTGGGCGGACGGAGGCATCTCGGCGATGATGGCCGGGGTGTTCTGCTGCCTCTTCGCCGCGCTCGACAACCCGGTGCCGATGATCCTGCGCTTCGGCGGCGCGCTGCTCGCCGCGCTTCCGGTCGCGTGCTTCTATCTCTTCGTGCTGCTGCCGCCGATCGACGGCTTCATCCCGCTCGCGGTCATGCTTGCCCCCACGCTGCTCGTCGCGGGCTGGATCATCCCCCACCCGCGCCTTGGCATGATGGGCTCGGCCGCCATGCTCGGCTTCGCCAATGCGCTGGCACTGCAGGAGAGCTTTCACGCCAACCTTGCCCGCTTCATCAATGCCAACGCAGGGCAGGTCCTGGGGCTGCTGGTCGCGGCCAGCGTGACGGCCACCTTGCGCAGCGCGGGCGTCGACACGATCATCGCCCGGCTGCGCGTGCGCCTGCGCCGCGACCTCGTCGCCCTTGCCTCGGCCTCCGCCCCGCCGAGCCCGGTGACGATGCTGGGACGGGTGACCGACCGCCTCGCGCTCATCACCCAGCGGCTTGGCGACAGGAACGAGGCGCACATGGAGACGGCCACGTCCAGCCTGCGCGAGGTACGCGTGGCGGTGAACATCGTCACCCTCCAGCACTTGCGCACGCAGGTCGAACGCAAGCTCGCGCTCGCACTTGCGCGCGTGCTGCGCGACGTCGCACGCGCCTATCGCGACACGGGCCACGCCATCGCGCCGCCCCCTGCCCGCCTGCTTGCCCGCATCGACACGGCGCTGCGCCTGATGCTCGGCAAGCCGGAACACAGGCAGGGTCTCTCGGGCGAGATCCTCGGCGCCGATCCCGCCGAGGGCCTCGCCGCGCTCGTCGCGCTGCGCCGCAACCTGTTTCCCGATGCGCCCGACTTTCGCAGCCCGGACTTTCATAGCGAGCGCCCGGCATGA
- a CDS encoding DUF1656 domain-containing protein — protein sequence MTADYLFGVIYVAAAPVDGLIALVLTFVIHRLLSALRLYRWIWHAVLFDTALFVVVWAMLVHLLPPLLAGH from the coding sequence ATGACCGCAGACTACCTGTTCGGCGTGATCTACGTCGCCGCCGCCCCGGTCGACGGCCTGATCGCGCTCGTCCTCACCTTCGTGATCCATCGCCTGCTCTCCGCGCTGCGCCTCTACCGCTGGATCTGGCACGCGGTACTGTTCGACACCGCACTCTTCGTCGTCGTCTGGGCCATGCTGGTCCACCTCCTCCCACCCCTGCTCGCCGGACACTGA
- a CDS encoding TadE/TadG family type IV pilus assembly protein: protein MMALCRVARSTRRLGRDTRGVTVVEFALLIGPLAVLLAGAFDLTYRSYVLSVLQGTLSDAARRASVEDPAFMADGDTTEERIKAQIRDRLSAIAPGADPQVSISNYYEFSGIGNAEKIMTDVNGNGRFDYDDGDCWQDANGNGRFDLDAGREGLGGANDVAFYQVTMQIDRLLPSHLFLGGEPRETLSAQTAFRNQPYSSQAVPAVLCGVAS, encoded by the coding sequence ATGATGGCCTTGTGCCGGGTGGCGCGCAGCACCCGCCGGTTGGGACGCGACACCCGCGGCGTGACCGTCGTCGAGTTCGCGCTGCTCATCGGTCCATTGGCCGTTCTGCTCGCCGGAGCGTTCGACCTGACTTATCGCTCCTACGTGCTTTCGGTGCTGCAGGGGACCTTGTCCGATGCCGCGCGGCGCGCCTCGGTGGAAGACCCCGCCTTCATGGCCGATGGCGACACCACCGAAGAGCGGATCAAGGCCCAGATCCGGGACCGGCTTTCCGCGATCGCGCCAGGCGCGGACCCACAGGTCTCGATCAGCAACTATTACGAGTTCAGCGGCATCGGCAATGCCGAGAAAATCATGACCGACGTCAACGGCAACGGCCGGTTCGACTATGACGACGGTGACTGCTGGCAGGATGCCAACGGCAATGGCCGCTTCGATCTCGACGCCGGGCGCGAGGGGCTGGGCGGGGCCAACGATGTCGCCTTCTACCAGGTGACGATGCAGATCGACCGGCTGCTCCCCAGTCACCTGTTCCTCGGCGGCGAACCGCGCGAGACGCTCAGCGCGCAGACCGCCTTTCGCAACCAGCCTTACAGTTCGCAGGCCGTGCCTGCGGTGCTGTGCGGGGTGGCTTCGTGA
- a CDS encoding HlyD family efflux transporter periplasmic adaptor subunit gives MTPGTAERRRKLVSIALTCALVLVALWAGRSVFTYYQSDPWTRDGRIRADVVQVAPDVGGLVTAVHFDHDQKVRRGDILFEIDHARYTIALHEAEVAVQQAQAQLESARFSARRAGVSLAEARREEARDTGLGELLPSEERQRSQTRAGELEAARGEAEAQVGEAKARLAAARNALELARLDLARTRVVAPVDGYLSDINLRVGNYVEAGDAVLALVDTASLRVEGYFEETKLPHVHLGQKALIHAMGEDAPIRGHVVSIAAGIRDHDRIGSDDMLPAINPSFSWVRLPQRVPVRIHIDEAPRDLALISGRTVSVSLDMTGER, from the coding sequence ATGACCCCTGGTACCGCCGAACGTCGCCGCAAGCTGGTCTCGATCGCGCTGACCTGCGCCCTCGTGCTGGTCGCGCTCTGGGCCGGGCGCTCGGTCTTCACCTATTACCAGTCCGATCCCTGGACGCGCGACGGGCGTATCCGCGCCGACGTAGTGCAGGTCGCGCCCGACGTGGGCGGGCTCGTCACCGCGGTCCACTTCGACCACGACCAGAAGGTCCGCCGCGGCGACATCCTCTTCGAGATCGACCACGCGCGCTATACCATCGCGCTGCACGAGGCCGAGGTCGCGGTGCAGCAGGCGCAGGCGCAGCTCGAGAGTGCCCGCTTCTCCGCCCGGCGCGCCGGCGTCAGCCTTGCCGAGGCCCGCCGCGAGGAAGCGCGCGACACCGGCCTTGGCGAACTGCTGCCGAGCGAGGAGCGCCAGCGCTCGCAGACCCGCGCAGGCGAACTCGAGGCGGCGCGCGGCGAGGCCGAGGCGCAAGTCGGCGAAGCGAAGGCGCGCCTCGCCGCCGCGCGCAACGCGCTCGAGCTGGCGCGGCTCGATCTCGCGCGCACGCGGGTGGTGGCCCCGGTCGACGGCTACCTCTCCGACATCAACCTGCGCGTCGGCAACTACGTCGAGGCAGGCGATGCGGTGCTCGCGCTCGTCGATACGGCGAGCCTGCGCGTCGAGGGCTACTTCGAGGAAACCAAGCTGCCCCACGTCCACCTCGGCCAGAAGGCGCTGATCCATGCCATGGGCGAGGACGCGCCGATCCGCGGCCATGTCGTCTCGATCGCGGCGGGCATCAGGGACCACGACCGGATCGGCAGCGACGACATGCTGCCCGCGATCAATCCCTCGTTCTCGTGGGTGCGCCTGCCCCAGCGCGTGCCGGTGCGCATCCATATCGACGAGGCTCCGCGCGACCTCGCGCTGATCTCGGGTCGCACCGTGTCGGTCTCGCTCGACATGACGGGCGAACGCTGA